GCGCCAGAAGGTGCTCATCATCGGCATCCTGGGCGCGATCGTGCTGCGTACGATCATGATCTTCGCCGGCAGCGTGCTGATCAGCCAGTTCCATTGGCTGCTTTACGTGTTCGGCGCCTTCCTGCTGTTCACCGGCTGGAAGATGTGGTTCGCCGCCGGCCAGGAGCCGGATCTGGAAACCAACCCGGCGTTGCGCTGGATGCGCAAGCACCTGCGCCTGCTGCCGGACTACGCCGGCAACGCCCTGAGCGTGAAGCGCGACGGCGTGCGCTGGTTCACCCCGCTGTTCGCGGTGCTGATCCTGATCGCAGTCACCGACGTGATCTTCGCCGTGGACAGCATCCCGGCGATCTTCGCGATCACCACTGACCCGTTCATCGTGCTCACCTCCAACGTGTTCGCGGTGCTGGGCCTGCGCGCGATGTTCTTCCTGCTGGCCGGCATGGCCGACCGCTTCCACCTGCTGCCGTACGGTCTGGCCCTGGTGCTGGGCTTCATCGGCATCAAGATGATGATCATCGACCTGTTCAAGATCCCGACCCCGGTGTCGCTGGGCGTGGTCGCGGTGATCATCGCCGCCACCGTGGTGCTGAGCCTGATGTACCCGCCGAAGGAAGGCGAAGGCCAGGCCTGAGCCTGACCCGTTGAACGGCACGGCCGGTGGGATTGTCCCGCCGGCCGTTTCCACTCTCCCGCTGCGGTGGCCTTGGTTTCGTGCCAGTCACCGCCATTGCTGAGGTATGGACAACAACGCGCCCCTGCCCGCCGGCGACATGCCGGCCCCCCGCAATGACCGCTCGCGCATCCTGCGGGCGTTCAATGTCAGCCTGGCCGCGGTGCTGGTGCTGGTGGCCGTGTTCGCCCTGCAGGGCACCTTCGACTGGCGGCCGTGGGCCGTGGCGCCATTGGAAGCGAAGGGCCTGCTCGGCCTGGTCGGTGGCCCGATGCTGCATGCCTCGGTCGAGCATATCGCCGCCAACAGCATCGCCATCCTGATCCTGGGCACCCTGGCCGGCAGCGTGTATCCGAAAGCCACCGTACGCGCGCTGCCCCTGCTGTGGCTGGGTTCGGGCCTGGGCGCGTGGATGCTGGGCAACCCCGGCAGCGTGCACCTGGGCGCCAGTGGCGTGACCCATGGCCTGATGTTCCTGCTGGCCAGCCTGGGCCTGCTGCGCCGCGACCGCGCGGCGATCGCTACCGGCCTGATCGGCATGCTGTTCTACGGCGGTATGCTGATGACCGTCCTGCCGCATGCCGACGGCGTGTCCTGGCAGTCGCACATGGGCGGCGCCTTCGCCGGAATCATCGCCGCGCTGCTGTTCCGCAACGCCGATCCACTGCCGCCACGCCAGCGCTACAGCTGGGAAGACGAAGAGGACGAGGTCGAGCCGCTGGCCGACGACGAGCTGGAGCCGCCGGCACCGCATCGCGTACCGGTGCTGTGGCAGCCGCGCGAGGGGCAGGACTACGTGGTGATCCCGTTCCGCCGCCCGGACGACCCGCGCGGTTGATCGGAGACGGGGTCGGATCCCCCGAAGGGGCTCTCACCCCATCCGGCGTCTTCATGGCCCGGTGGTGGCCGACCTTGGTCGGCACGGTTGTCGCGTGCCAACCAAGGTTGGCACCTACCAGGGCACGCGGACCCGCGCGGGTCAGTCCGCCGCGTTACGCGCCGCGCCCATTCCATCCACCGCCTGCCGACCGAG
This genomic interval from Stenotrophomonas sp. 57 contains the following:
- a CDS encoding TerC family protein; translation: MQTIGNVWLWGGFAAVVVIALLVDLVLMRHGGPHKVTFKEALWWSIGWVALALLFNAGLWYYLNETAGQVVANKVGLEFLTGYLVEKALAVDNIFVFLMIMSYFAVPEEQRQKVLIIGILGAIVLRTIMIFAGSVLISQFHWLLYVFGAFLLFTGWKMWFAAGQEPDLETNPALRWMRKHLRLLPDYAGNALSVKRDGVRWFTPLFAVLILIAVTDVIFAVDSIPAIFAITTDPFIVLTSNVFAVLGLRAMFFLLAGMADRFHLLPYGLALVLGFIGIKMMIIDLFKIPTPVSLGVVAVIIAATVVLSLMYPPKEGEGQA
- a CDS encoding rhomboid family intramembrane serine protease encodes the protein MDNNAPLPAGDMPAPRNDRSRILRAFNVSLAAVLVLVAVFALQGTFDWRPWAVAPLEAKGLLGLVGGPMLHASVEHIAANSIAILILGTLAGSVYPKATVRALPLLWLGSGLGAWMLGNPGSVHLGASGVTHGLMFLLASLGLLRRDRAAIATGLIGMLFYGGMLMTVLPHADGVSWQSHMGGAFAGIIAALLFRNADPLPPRQRYSWEDEEDEVEPLADDELEPPAPHRVPVLWQPREGQDYVVIPFRRPDDPRG